A window of Streptomyces marispadix contains these coding sequences:
- a CDS encoding SHOCT domain-containing protein: protein MFDLAQWHGAGPGPWILFFPLVWAAVIAGVVVLLRRTVWRGRGPWSGPWSGPGYGPGRGHGPVPAGGPRGEDSPVDLLARRFAKGEIDEDEYWRRLSVLEEGARPKDGPA from the coding sequence ATGTTCGACCTCGCACAGTGGCACGGAGCGGGCCCCGGCCCGTGGATCCTGTTCTTCCCGCTGGTCTGGGCGGCGGTGATCGCCGGGGTGGTCGTCCTGCTGCGGCGCACCGTCTGGCGCGGACGCGGCCCATGGAGCGGCCCCTGGAGCGGACCTGGGTACGGTCCCGGTCGCGGACACGGCCCCGTACCGGCCGGAGGCCCCCGCGGCGAGGACTCACCCGTCGACCTGCTCGCACGGCGCTTCGCCAAGGGCGAGATCGACGAGGACGAGTACTGGCGGCGGCTGTCCGTACTGGAGGAGGGCGCCAGGCCGAAGGACGGCCCGGCATGA